The following proteins are co-located in the Brevibacillus laterosporus DSM 25 genome:
- the ric gene encoding iron-sulfur cluster repair di-iron protein yields the protein MEHTFTESSIIGDIVTKFPKASDLFKLYRIDFCCGGNRPLSDAIKERNLIAEEVITNLNTLYHDTKLLHESEIDWKNASYSELIDYIVNKHHHYLNEELPQLSPYVTKVLRVHGSAQPHLAKIHKLFHELKTELEQHLIKEETEDFPLILAYEQNATEENYTNLCKVVEALESEHSHAGSIIKELRTITNDFTPPEGACGTYRLVYQRLEALESDLFQHIHLENNVLFPRAIAQK from the coding sequence ATGGAACATACATTTACCGAGTCTTCTATTATTGGTGATATCGTTACGAAATTTCCGAAGGCAAGCGACCTTTTTAAATTGTATAGAATAGATTTTTGCTGCGGTGGGAATAGACCCCTTAGCGACGCTATTAAGGAGAGAAATTTAATAGCAGAAGAGGTTATAACAAATTTAAATACTCTTTATCACGATACTAAACTTTTACATGAATCTGAAATTGATTGGAAAAATGCCTCTTATAGTGAATTAATTGACTATATTGTGAATAAGCACCATCACTATTTAAATGAAGAGTTGCCTCAGTTAAGCCCTTATGTGACAAAAGTGTTACGTGTTCATGGATCAGCACAACCACATTTAGCTAAAATCCACAAGCTATTCCATGAATTAAAAACAGAATTAGAGCAGCATTTAATAAAAGAAGAGACAGAAGATTTCCCGTTGATTTTAGCATATGAGCAAAATGCAACGGAAGAAAATTATACGAATTTATGCAAAGTGGTGGAAGCATTGGAGAGTGAGCATAGCCACGCCGGCAGTATTATAAAAGAACTTCGTACCATTACGAATGACTTTACTCCTCCAGAAGGAGCTTGCGGTACTTATCGACTAGTCTATCAACGTCTTGAAGCACTTGAATCCGATTTGTTCCAGCATATTCACTTGGAAAATAATGTTTTGTTTCCACGTGCAATTGCACAGAAGTAA
- a CDS encoding YmaF family protein, with translation MRKIPVTGFLVQSNEFSSEHSHELYITSWNGMPVHTHPFSGTTSFNDGHDHQYIGVTEPAPTGVPHVHRYYTVTSFDDGHTHVIEGTTGPAIGLPRGGHVHYFEGYTTVNGRRPHSHHYKGTTENEID, from the coding sequence ATGAGAAAAATACCTGTTACAGGGTTTCTTGTCCAATCTAATGAATTCTCATCAGAACATTCACACGAATTGTATATTACGTCTTGGAATGGCATGCCTGTACACACACATCCATTTTCTGGTACTACATCATTCAATGATGGACATGATCATCAATACATTGGGGTAACCGAGCCTGCTCCAACGGGTGTTCCTCACGTTCATCGCTATTATACAGTTACTTCATTTGATGATGGTCACACTCATGTGATTGAAGGAACAACTGGCCCAGCAATCGGACTACCACGTGGAGGGCATGTTCATTACTTTGAAGGGTATACAACAGTAAACGGAAGACGCCCTCATTCCCATCATTACAAAGGAACCACAGAAAATGAGATTGATTAA
- a CDS encoding DUF438 domain-containing protein, producing the protein MSEIINNRELENMNTFERQAILKQIIKNLHQGKSVEDVKAQFEEAVGNITVAEISQLEQALMEEEGIPVEEVQRLCSVHAAIFKGSIEEIHRSEKPEDKSGHPIHTFKHENKEIDILVNFELKQHYDHFEKEDSEENVYTLIGDLNLLLDIDKHYSRKENLLFPYLEKYGIYGPTKVMWGVDDGIRSAIKDVKQKLTNYSGDKKAALDGIAFVISEVNEMIFKEEKILFPMALQTLTEDEWVKIAHESDEIGYCLTGPDGVWKPERKAITKQSISEGFIHLETGILSIKQLELMMNHLPVDITFIDKDDIVRYYSHGKERIFARTKAVIGRTVQNCHPPKSVHIVEKLLEDFKSGNKDCEDFWIKFQDKYVYIRYFAIRSEDGEYMGTLEFTQNINPIQEIQGEKRILS; encoded by the coding sequence ATGAGTGAAATAATTAATAATCGTGAACTAGAAAATATGAATACATTTGAAAGACAAGCTATCTTAAAACAAATTATTAAAAATCTTCATCAGGGAAAAAGTGTGGAAGATGTGAAGGCTCAATTTGAAGAAGCCGTTGGGAATATTACCGTTGCGGAAATTTCCCAGCTCGAACAGGCACTCATGGAGGAAGAAGGAATTCCAGTGGAAGAAGTACAGCGGTTATGCTCGGTGCATGCAGCCATCTTTAAAGGTTCCATTGAGGAAATCCATAGATCTGAAAAACCCGAAGATAAATCGGGTCACCCGATTCATACATTTAAGCATGAAAATAAAGAAATAGATATTCTTGTTAACTTTGAACTTAAGCAGCATTATGACCATTTTGAAAAAGAAGATAGTGAAGAAAACGTCTATACGCTAATCGGAGACTTAAATCTGTTGTTGGATATTGATAAACATTACAGCCGTAAAGAGAATTTACTTTTCCCTTATTTAGAGAAATATGGCATTTATGGGCCGACAAAAGTAATGTGGGGAGTCGACGATGGCATTCGTAGTGCCATTAAAGATGTTAAACAAAAATTAACAAACTATAGTGGAGATAAAAAAGCAGCTTTAGATGGGATTGCCTTTGTAATAAGTGAGGTAAATGAAATGATTTTTAAAGAGGAAAAAATCTTATTTCCAATGGCACTTCAAACTCTTACGGAAGACGAATGGGTTAAAATTGCTCATGAAAGTGATGAAATTGGCTATTGCTTAACAGGCCCTGACGGTGTGTGGAAACCTGAAAGAAAAGCGATAACAAAGCAGTCGATATCTGAAGGGTTCATTCACTTAGAAACAGGGATACTATCTATAAAGCAATTAGAGCTGATGATGAACCACCTGCCCGTGGATATTACGTTCATTGACAAGGATGATATTGTACGCTACTACTCCCATGGAAAAGAGCGAATTTTTGCCCGCACAAAAGCAGTAATTGGCAGAACGGTCCAGAATTGCCATCCTCCGAAAAGCGTTCATATTGTTGAAAAACTTTTGGAAGACTTCAAATCGGGAAATAAAGATTGTGAGGATTTCTGGATTAAGTTTCAGGACAAATATGTATACATTCGTTATTTCGCTATAAGAAGTGAAGATGGAGAATACATGGGCACCCTTGAATTTACTCAAAATATTAATCCTATTCAAGAAATTCAGGGCGAAAAACGTATCCTCTCATAA
- a CDS encoding Crp/Fnr family transcriptional regulator, which produces MKEGMIKKHLRKIPLFTKLLEEELQSIVDISQMRTYKARSFVFMQGDPLDRVFFIHSGKVKIQKTDTTGREQIVSVLQAGEMFPHAGFFRKGTFPANAEILEIAQLIVIPIGDFENILLQYPQLCITLFKVLEEKIVDLQNRLEEKILHDMNEQIIMLLLRLCKSNGIQIHDKYKLTTQFTNRELANMIGTSRETISRTINQLKRKKLIDIDENGFFIIIPEKLQEEIA; this is translated from the coding sequence ATGAAAGAAGGAATGATCAAGAAGCATTTACGGAAGATCCCCCTTTTTACAAAACTTTTAGAAGAAGAGCTTCAATCCATTGTGGATATTTCTCAAATGCGAACTTACAAAGCAAGGTCTTTTGTATTTATGCAGGGCGATCCACTTGATCGTGTGTTTTTTATCCATTCAGGTAAGGTGAAAATTCAAAAAACGGATACAACGGGAAGAGAACAAATTGTTTCTGTGCTCCAAGCTGGAGAAATGTTTCCCCATGCCGGTTTTTTCCGAAAAGGTACTTTCCCAGCAAATGCCGAGATACTTGAGATTGCACAATTAATTGTTATTCCAATCGGTGATTTTGAGAATATTTTGCTTCAGTATCCGCAATTATGTATTACATTGTTTAAAGTTCTCGAAGAAAAAATTGTGGATCTCCAGAATAGATTAGAAGAAAAAATTCTTCATGATATGAATGAACAAATTATTATGTTATTACTTCGCTTATGTAAATCAAATGGTATACAGATACATGATAAATACAAATTAACCACTCAATTTACGAATCGAGAACTCGCTAATATGATTGGAACTTCACGGGAAACAATTAGCCGCACAATTAATCAGTTAAAAAGAAAGAAACTAATTGATATTGATGAAAACGGCTTTTTCATTATTATTCCAGAGAAATTACAAGAAGAAATCGCCTAA
- the fabZ gene encoding 3-hydroxyacyl-ACP dehydratase FabZ, whose protein sequence is MLDAQQIMDVIRHRYPFLLVDRVLELEEGCRAVGIKNVTANEDFFNGHFPNYPIMPGVLIIEALAQVSAIVMLTKEENKGRLGLLAGIDNCRFKRQVKPGDQLRLEIDITRLKGAIGKGKGIATVDGELVCEAEIIFAFGD, encoded by the coding sequence ATGCTGGATGCTCAACAAATTATGGATGTTATTAGGCATCGTTATCCATTTCTTTTAGTGGATAGGGTATTGGAGTTAGAAGAAGGATGCAGGGCAGTTGGTATAAAAAATGTTACAGCAAATGAGGATTTTTTTAATGGACACTTTCCAAATTATCCGATTATGCCAGGTGTATTAATTATAGAGGCATTGGCACAGGTAAGTGCAATTGTGATGCTGACTAAAGAAGAAAACAAAGGACGGTTGGGGCTTTTAGCAGGTATAGATAATTGTCGTTTTAAACGTCAGGTAAAACCAGGAGACCAACTTCGTCTTGAGATTGATATTACTCGATTAAAAGGTGCAATCGGCAAAGGCAAAGGTATTGCTACAGTTGATGGGGAGCTAGTTTGCGAGGCGGAAATAATATTTGCATTTGGTGATTAA
- a CDS encoding non-ribosomal peptide synthetase: protein MHVEAVPSYSLTNAQKRIWFVENIYPNLGATNLATSFTFSMSLQHDILIKAIHQFISENDSIRLTTIFSQSGNNQFPMQIISEDIHPSIPIFDFRFHHQREQAIQEWLSQMTKQPFSFSEGPLYYFAILQKTDTETMLYMKFSHLIADGVAMLYAIKEIVACYQHLARGEEREKQVKPSYIEMLDREREYLGSRRFSSDENYWSSQFEKVPELVSLTNHDGLSRNIASGRHSLFIQNDLRDQIDSFCEKFGISPNIFFLGTFYLYLYRITAKRDIIVGHIISNRSGARDKHTFGMFASTIPFRHMVNPDADFVTYCLEIAKQQRQMLRHQKYPYQTLLSKVREQHPNVQQLFSIAMEFQVLEFDMQDDLSYTSDIQFSGYESQELILHIKDRRETKSYQLDFDHHLDIFTEEEIGIWSERYRTLIESALKNPMKCMKELDLLSLEEKTKILVDWNLTEKEYPLEKTFVDLFTEQVSQIPEHHAVEFGEKTLSYLELDELSTGMAHTLRKKAGRESIIAIMLPRSIEMIVSILAVSKAGAAYLPIDPDYPPERIAYMLEDSAASILLTTEELDLSDIDFLGEKIDVRKSIEEIKRASSVNSQLETLCSPHPTDLAYVIYTSGSTGRPKGVMIEHKSLSNLIFATRDLHEISSDTRMLQFCSFSFDASVREIIPTLASGGTVCMDTKERLFPGKQLIDWLHEKRINMAAVPTSVMGILPDAELPYLQTLEVGGEICPTTVAVRWGKGRRFFNSYGPTEATVCSTSGEYVVTNIPEELDKPVPPDIGHPISNSKIFILDENQQPVPVGVIGEVYIGGAGLARGYLNREDLTREKFVYVEFKELGDGAIRLYRTGDLARFLPNGRIAYEGRIDDQVKIRGHRIEIKEIEHVLCEHPVVKQCVTVVEDDEKYGKKLVAYVVLISPDGESSISLTRELRVFLQGKLPFFMIPNAIKILEDIPLNPNGKIDRKKLNCVELNSKAEHTAYVAPITEIESTLTKIWQEALGTEQISIHDHFFHIGGDSYRLLYAHQEINAIFRRELPVIEMFRYPTIHTLAQRLSQEMSIVPTLTLNREIALKRKEAMQKQKQIRKRGR, encoded by the coding sequence ATGCATGTAGAAGCAGTTCCGTCCTATTCATTGACCAATGCACAAAAGCGAATTTGGTTTGTGGAGAATATCTATCCAAATTTAGGGGCGACGAATCTCGCTACCTCGTTTACGTTTTCTATGAGCCTACAGCATGATATTTTGATTAAAGCGATCCATCAATTTATCAGTGAAAACGACTCAATTCGCCTCACCACCATCTTCAGCCAATCCGGAAACAATCAGTTCCCAATGCAAATCATTTCCGAAGACATCCATCCAAGTATACCCATATTTGATTTTCGTTTTCATCATCAGAGAGAGCAAGCGATTCAAGAATGGCTAAGCCAAATGACGAAACAGCCTTTTTCGTTCTCCGAGGGCCCGTTGTATTACTTTGCCATATTACAAAAAACAGATACAGAGACAATGCTATATATGAAATTCAGTCATCTGATTGCAGATGGTGTAGCTATGCTGTATGCAATAAAAGAAATCGTTGCTTGCTATCAGCATCTAGCCAGAGGGGAAGAGCGGGAGAAACAAGTAAAGCCTTCCTATATAGAAATGCTTGATAGAGAAAGGGAATATCTTGGGTCTAGACGCTTTTCGTCGGATGAAAACTATTGGAGTAGTCAATTCGAAAAGGTTCCGGAATTAGTTAGTCTTACTAATCATGATGGGCTGTCTCGCAATATCGCTAGTGGACGCCATAGTCTGTTCATACAAAATGATCTACGTGATCAAATTGATTCCTTTTGCGAAAAATTTGGGATTAGCCCTAATATATTTTTCCTTGGAACCTTCTACCTATACCTCTATCGGATCACAGCTAAGAGAGATATTATCGTGGGACATATTATTAGCAATCGATCAGGTGCTCGTGATAAACATACATTTGGCATGTTTGCAAGCACGATCCCATTTCGTCATATGGTAAATCCTGATGCGGATTTTGTCACCTATTGTCTAGAGATCGCCAAACAGCAAAGGCAAATGCTGCGACATCAAAAATATCCCTACCAAACGTTATTATCTAAGGTGAGGGAGCAGCACCCAAATGTCCAGCAGCTCTTTTCAATTGCAATGGAATTTCAGGTGTTAGAATTCGATATGCAGGATGATTTGAGTTATACATCTGACATACAATTCAGTGGTTACGAGTCACAGGAGTTAATTCTACATATTAAAGACCGGCGCGAGACTAAAAGCTATCAGCTAGATTTTGATCACCATCTGGATATATTTACTGAAGAAGAGATTGGGATATGGAGCGAGCGGTACCGAACACTTATCGAAAGCGCCCTGAAAAACCCGATGAAGTGCATGAAAGAGTTGGACTTGCTTTCTTTAGAAGAAAAAACAAAGATTTTGGTGGATTGGAATCTAACAGAAAAAGAATATCCGCTAGAGAAAACCTTTGTTGATTTATTTACAGAACAAGTGAGTCAGATACCTGAGCATCATGCGGTAGAGTTTGGTGAGAAAACGCTAAGCTATCTAGAATTAGACGAGCTATCTACTGGTATGGCACATACGTTACGAAAAAAAGCTGGGCGGGAAAGCATAATCGCGATCATGCTTCCACGTAGCATCGAGATGATTGTAAGCATACTAGCTGTGAGTAAAGCTGGTGCTGCCTATCTACCTATTGACCCTGATTACCCACCGGAACGAATTGCGTACATGCTGGAGGATAGTGCTGCATCTATTTTACTTACAACTGAAGAGCTTGATCTATCAGATATTGATTTTTTGGGTGAGAAGATAGATGTACGAAAGTCTATAGAGGAAATAAAGCGTGCATCAAGCGTAAATAGCCAGTTGGAGACACTATGCTCCCCACATCCTACTGATTTAGCTTACGTCATCTATACCTCTGGTTCGACTGGCAGGCCCAAAGGTGTCATGATTGAACACAAAAGTCTCAGCAATTTAATTTTTGCAACACGTGATTTGCATGAAATATCATCTGACACCAGGATGCTACAATTCTGTTCATTTAGCTTTGATGCCTCTGTGCGTGAAATCATTCCTACACTTGCTAGCGGCGGTACAGTATGCATGGATACGAAAGAACGCTTATTTCCAGGCAAACAATTGATTGATTGGTTACATGAGAAGAGAATTAATATGGCAGCAGTCCCAACCTCCGTAATGGGCATACTTCCTGATGCCGAGCTACCTTACCTTCAAACTTTGGAGGTAGGTGGAGAAATTTGTCCTACTACTGTTGCAGTTCGCTGGGGGAAAGGTCGTCGTTTTTTTAATTCTTACGGACCTACCGAAGCAACTGTATGTTCAACTAGTGGCGAATATGTAGTAACAAATATACCAGAAGAGCTAGACAAACCAGTACCACCTGATATTGGACACCCTATTTCAAATTCTAAAATATTTATTTTAGATGAGAACCAACAGCCGGTTCCTGTTGGAGTGATAGGTGAGGTGTATATCGGTGGTGCTGGTTTAGCACGTGGATATTTGAATCGAGAGGACTTGACTAGGGAAAAGTTCGTCTATGTAGAGTTTAAAGAGCTTGGGGATGGGGCTATTCGACTTTATCGCACTGGAGATTTAGCTCGTTTTTTGCCAAATGGACGTATTGCGTACGAGGGGCGAATCGATGATCAGGTGAAGATACGTGGACATAGAATTGAAATAAAAGAAATCGAACATGTTCTATGCGAGCATCCAGTAGTAAAGCAATGTGTGACAGTAGTAGAAGATGATGAGAAGTATGGAAAGAAGCTAGTCGCATATGTTGTGCTTATTTCTCCAGATGGAGAATCTTCTATTTCTCTAACAAGAGAATTGCGAGTATTTTTACAGGGAAAGCTTCCATTTTTCATGATTCCTAATGCAATCAAGATACTTGAAGATATTCCATTGAATCCAAATGGCAAAATCGATCGAAAAAAATTAAATTGTGTGGAATTAAATAGTAAGGCCGAACATACAGCATATGTAGCTCCTATCACAGAAATAGAAAGCACTTTGACTAAAATTTGGCAGGAAGCATTAGGAACTGAGCAAATAAGCATCCACGATCACTTTTTTCATATTGGTGGGGATTCCTATCGGTTACTTTATGCTCACCAAGAAATTAATGCAATATTCAGAAGAGAGTTGCCGGTTATTGAGATGTTTCGTTATCCCACCATCCATACATTGGCACAGAGACTAAGTCAGGAGATGAGTATTGTGCCAACTTTGACTCTAAATAGGGAAATAGCTCTAAAACGTAAAGAAGCGATGCAGAAACAAAAACAGATAAGAAAACGTGGGAGGTAA